A genomic segment from Nicotiana tabacum cultivar K326 chromosome 9, ASM71507v2, whole genome shotgun sequence encodes:
- the LOC107818325 gene encoding uncharacterized protein LOC107818325 isoform X1, protein MVLIEQVPSEQAKSNSKPRQTSESTTTEVSPPADSSSTATAAEKAPSGNASDGYETASDTELNETENGSNRESEKTVNAPSSSSDGDLKEKTQQPETNLEQLNEQKALAQANDAKVEGNTLFKDGLYEEALSKYELALQVAADIPSSTEIRSICHANRAACFSKLGKHGETIKECTKALELNPTYMKALVRRAEAHEKLEHYDEAITDMTKILELEPSNDQARRSVMRLKPLADEKREKMKEEMIGKLKEMGNSILGRFGMSVDNFKAVKDPNTGSYSVSFQK, encoded by the exons ATGGTGTTAATCGAACAAGTACCTTCTGAACAAGCAAAATCAAACTCCAAACCTAGACAAACCTCTGAATCAACGACCACAGAGGTTTCGCCGCCCGCCGACAGTTCTTCGACGGCGACGGCGGCGGAGAAAGCGCCGTCTGGTAACGCCTCCGATGGATACGAAACAGCGAGCGATACCGAACTGAACGAGACCGAAAATGGAAGTAATAGAGAATCTGAAAAAACAGTCAATGCGCCGTCGTCTTCTTCTGATGGCGATTTGAAGGAGAAGACGCAGCAGCCTGAAACAAATCTAGAACAGCTCAATGAG CAGAAAGCCTTGGCTCAAGCAAATGATGCAAAAGTTGAAGGCAATACATTGTTTAAGGATGGGCTTTATGAAGAGGCATTGTCAAAATATGAGCTAGCATTACAAGTTGCAGCAGATATTCCTTCAAGTACTGAAATTCGTTCAATATGCCATGCTAATCGTGCAGCTTGTTTCTCCAAACTG GGAAAACATGGTGAGACAATCAAGGAATGCACAAAAGCATTAGAACTAAATCCTACATATATGAAGGCTCTGGTTAGAAGAGCAGAGGCACATGAAAAGCTTGAACACTATGATGAGGCTATTACTG ACATGACAAAGATCTTGGAATTGGAACCCTCAAATGACCAAGCCAGGAGAAGTGTGATGCGTTTAAAGCCATTAGCGGATGAGAAGCGAGAAaagatgaaagaagagatgatTG GCAAGCTCAAAGAAATGGGAAATTCCATTTTGGGTCGATTTGGTATGAGTGTCGACAACTTCAAAGCAGTTAAAGATCCAAATACTGGTTCCTACTCGGTTTCGTTTCAGAAGTGA
- the LOC107818325 gene encoding uncharacterized protein LOC107818325 isoform X2, which produces MVLIEQVPSEQAKSNSKPRQTSESTTTEVSPPADSSSTATAAEKAPSGNASDGYETASDTELNETENGSNRESEKTVNAPSSSSDGDLKEKTQQPETNLEQLNEKALAQANDAKVEGNTLFKDGLYEEALSKYELALQVAADIPSSTEIRSICHANRAACFSKLGKHGETIKECTKALELNPTYMKALVRRAEAHEKLEHYDEAITDMTKILELEPSNDQARRSVMRLKPLADEKREKMKEEMIGKLKEMGNSILGRFGMSVDNFKAVKDPNTGSYSVSFQK; this is translated from the exons ATGGTGTTAATCGAACAAGTACCTTCTGAACAAGCAAAATCAAACTCCAAACCTAGACAAACCTCTGAATCAACGACCACAGAGGTTTCGCCGCCCGCCGACAGTTCTTCGACGGCGACGGCGGCGGAGAAAGCGCCGTCTGGTAACGCCTCCGATGGATACGAAACAGCGAGCGATACCGAACTGAACGAGACCGAAAATGGAAGTAATAGAGAATCTGAAAAAACAGTCAATGCGCCGTCGTCTTCTTCTGATGGCGATTTGAAGGAGAAGACGCAGCAGCCTGAAACAAATCTAGAACAGCTCAATGAG AAAGCCTTGGCTCAAGCAAATGATGCAAAAGTTGAAGGCAATACATTGTTTAAGGATGGGCTTTATGAAGAGGCATTGTCAAAATATGAGCTAGCATTACAAGTTGCAGCAGATATTCCTTCAAGTACTGAAATTCGTTCAATATGCCATGCTAATCGTGCAGCTTGTTTCTCCAAACTG GGAAAACATGGTGAGACAATCAAGGAATGCACAAAAGCATTAGAACTAAATCCTACATATATGAAGGCTCTGGTTAGAAGAGCAGAGGCACATGAAAAGCTTGAACACTATGATGAGGCTATTACTG ACATGACAAAGATCTTGGAATTGGAACCCTCAAATGACCAAGCCAGGAGAAGTGTGATGCGTTTAAAGCCATTAGCGGATGAGAAGCGAGAAaagatgaaagaagagatgatTG GCAAGCTCAAAGAAATGGGAAATTCCATTTTGGGTCGATTTGGTATGAGTGTCGACAACTTCAAAGCAGTTAAAGATCCAAATACTGGTTCCTACTCGGTTTCGTTTCAGAAGTGA